From a single Silene latifolia isolate original U9 population chromosome 6, ASM4854445v1, whole genome shotgun sequence genomic region:
- the LOC141586921 gene encoding uncharacterized protein LOC141586921 — translation MGKKRKSIASSLDEVDRTMYTTFCSAASSLSQLYTQAMNHQKLSFQAGERHGLEKLYQWMLRQQEEGARVATVDILTYLQRELDCLGDEPSMSPRAPVQNHSPQTPTHFTSSGLLVSGSSAQTPATQLPRTEQENQAKNSVFSNALLSPVRQNLQHYHLAQGGYHPNGSTPTSHQNRESNSNDSSSMDMHQDSPGPESNY, via the exons ATGGGGAAAAAGAGAAAGTCGATTGCTAGTAGTTTAGATGAGGTTGATCGAACCATGTATACAACGTTTTGTAGCGCCGCGAGTTCGTTATCGCAGCTTTATACGCAGGCTATGAATCATCAGAAATTGTCTTTTCAAGCCGGTGAACGTCATGGCCTT GAAAAACTTTATCAATGGATGTTGAGACAACAAGAGGAAGGAGCAAGAGTAGCGACAGTTGATATATTAACTTATCTTCAG AGGGAGCTTGATTGCCTTGGAGACGAGCCATCTATGTCCCCTCGGGCCCCTGTCCAGAATCACAGCCCTCAAACACCGACCCATTTCACAAGTAGCGGTCTCCTTGTTTCAGGGTCATCAGCCCAAACACCAGCAACTCAGCTGCCTAGAACTGAGCAAGAAAATCAGGCGAAGAATTCAGTCTTCTCCAATGCTTTATTAAGCCCAGTACGCCAGAATCTTCAGCATTATCATCTGGCTCAAGGAGGGTATCACCCTAATGGTTCCACCCCCACCTCTCATCAAAACAGGGAGTCAAATTCCAATGACTCGTCGTCAATGGATATGCATCAAGATAGTCCAGGTCCTGAATCTAACTACTGA
- the LOC141586922 gene encoding light-harvesting complex-like protein OHP2, chloroplastic — MSVATSIPCMRLPTSSSASSSSCTSSSTVLRLSHSSKPCMSFTTIRSSQTEGPIRRPVAPPTSPAPPLQPPLPPSASAPPAPPKPAVMVEDKSVVTLEFQRAKARELQEYFKQKKLEQASQGPVFGWVAKNEIGNGRWAMFGFAVGMLTEYATGSDFVDQVKLILSNLGIVDLD; from the exons ATGTCAGTAGCAACATCAATCCCATGTATGAGACTGCCAACATCATCTTCAGCATCATCATCAAGTTGCACTTCTTCATCAACTGTCTTAAGGTTGTCTCACAGTAGTAAGCCATGTATGTCATTCACTACTATCAGGAGTTCACAGACTGAAGGTCCTATCAGAAGACCTGTGGCTCCTCCTACTTCTCCTGCACCGCCGCTTCAGCCTCCTTTGCCACCGTCTGCCTCGGCTCCTCCAGCGCCGCCTAAGCCCGCCGTGATGGTTGAGGATAAGAGTGTGGTTACCTTGGAGTTTCAGAGGGCTAAGGCTAGGGAACTCCAAGAGTATTTTAAGCAGAAGAAGCTTGAACAGGCTTCTCAGGGTCCTGTTTTTGGATGGGTTGCCAAAAATGAGATTGGCAATGGCAG ATGGGCAATGTTCGGGTTTGCTGTTGGGATGCTCACAGAGTATGCAACTGGCTCCGACTTTGTGGATCAAGTAAAACTCATCCTCTCAAATTTGGGAATTGTAGATTTAGACTAA
- the LOC141586920 gene encoding putative serine/threonine-protein kinase WNK11 yields MLSLAFLSNPLSTPFLLLVSPISNNSILLVTTLTILKLSTKRNSKIFKESPKRNMDYTCDDVDDPEIVEKDPTGRYVRYDDVLGEGTWKKVYRGFDEVDGIEVAWSQVDLSSQIMDCPKLLKSLCDEAKILKSLKHENVMRCYHSWVDLKNKRINMITELFTSGDLQHYCKKHTHLDRKPIKNWARQILKALSYLHSHNPPIIHRDLKCENIFVNGNSGRIKIGDLGFAVELDRASACKSVTGTPGFMAPELYEEEYNELVDVYAFGMCMLQMVIREEPYHECENHAQIYNKTRKGIKPAGLAKVKDPQVRDFIDKCLAPVSERPAAIDLLNDPFFDDDMPATPGELEKVKVNGDKKVRLRGKMMEVSDAISMTLEMANSSKIEYLYYLESDTINSVMEEMGKEVEISSEDCEVISELMEGVIAGLRGRCSKSNQTEVKPYYSKSISKRVENVVIPAESISKRVENVIQQQQHQSLNPKKIWGRLT; encoded by the coding sequence ATGCTTTCTCTCGCTTTTCTCTCAAACCCGCTTTCGACTCCTTTTCTGTTGCTTGTGAGTCCTATTTCGAACAATAGTATACTACTAGTGACGACGTTGACGATCCTGAAATTGTCAACAAAAAGAAACAGCAAGATTTTCAAAGAATCACCAAAAAGAAATATGGATTATACTTGTGACGACGTTGACGATCCTGAAATTGTCGAGAAAGACCCGACGGGAAGGTACGTGAGATACGATGATGTTCTTGGAGAAGGGACATGGAAAAAAGTGTACAGGGGTTTTGATGAGGTTGATGGGATTGAAGTTGCTTGGAGTCAGGTTGACTTATCTTCTCAAATTATGGATTGTCCCAAACTGTTGAAAAGTTTGTGTGACGAAGCCAAAATTTTGAAGTCTTTGAAACATGAGAATGTTATGAGATGCTACCATTCTTGGGTTGATCTTAAAAACAAGAGGATTAATATGATCACAGAGCTTTTTACGTCAGGGGATCTCCAACATTACTGCAAGAAACACACTCATCTTGACCGAAAACCGATCAAGAATTGGGCTAGACAGATCTTGAAAGCCTTAAGTTACCTGCACTCTCATAACCCACCAATTATCCATAGAGATCTCAAGTGTGAAAATATTTTTGTGAATGGAAATTCGGGAAGGATTAAAATCGGGGATCTCGGGTTTGCAGTGGAACTGGACAGAGCGAGTGCATGCAAGAGTGTGACGGGTACACCAGGGTTTATGGCACCCGAGCTTTACGAGGAAGAGTATAACGAGCTTGTGGACGTGTATGCTTTTGGGATGTGTATGCTTCAGATGGTCATTCGGGAAGAACCGTATCATGAATGTGAAAACCATGCTCAGATATACAACAAGACTAGGAAGGGAATCAAGCCTGCTGGTCTGGCCAAGGTCAAGGACCCACAGGTGAGGGACTTCATCGACAAGTGTCTGGCTCCGGTGTCAGAGAGACCTGCTGCTATCGACCTCCTCAACGATCCCTTCTTTGATGACGACATGCCAGCTACCCCGGGTGAGCTCGAGAAGGTCAAGGTTAATGGGGATAAAAAGGTGAGATTACGTGGGAAAATGATGGAGGTGAGTGACGCGATTTCAATGACGCTTGAGATGGCTAACTCGAGCAAAATAGAGTATTTGTATTATCTTGAAAGTGATACAATTAATTCGGTGATGGAAGAGATGGGCAAGGAGGTAGAGATATCATCTGAAGATTGTGAAGTGATAAGTGAGCTCATGGAAGGTGTGATTGCCGGACTTAGAGGACGATGCTCTAAGAGTAATCAGACAGAGGTAAAACCGTATTATTCGAAGAGCATCAGTAAGAGAGTAGAGAATGTCGTCATCCCTGCGGAGAGCATCAGCAAGAGAGTAGAGAATgtcatccaacaacaacaacatcagagccttaatcccaaaaagatttggggtcggctgacatga